A window of Pseudomonas alcaliphila JAB1 genomic DNA:
CCGCGAGGTCGCGCAGGCTTGCAAAGCGCAAAAGCTGCGGGCGCCGGCGCGCAACACCGTGGCTCTGCGGATCGCCGGCCTCGATCCGCTCAAGGCCACTCGCCGCCGGGAAGGTCAGGATGCGTCCCGCAGCCTGCAAGGTGTCGGTGGTGAGCCTCCCGCCGTGACCGCGCCACTGGAACAAGTGCAGATTGATCACACGGTCATCGACCTGATCGTGGTGGACGAGCGCGACCGGCAACCGATTGGCCGTCCGTATCTGACCATCGCCATCGACGTGTTTACCCGCTGCGTGCTCGGCATGGTCGTCACGCTGGAAGCGCCGTCATCTGTTTCGGTCGGCCTGTGCCTTGTGCATGTCGCCTGCGACAAGCGTCCCTGGCTGGAGGGTCTGAACATAGAAATGGAGTGGCCGATGAGCGGCAAGCCCAGGCTGCTCTACCTGGACAACGCGGCCGAGTTCAAGAGCGAAGCGCTACGCCGAGGCTGCGAGCAGCATGGCATCCGGCTTGACTATCGCCCGCTCGGGCAGCCGCACTACGGCGGCATCGTGGAACGGATCATCGGCACGGCGATGCAGATGATCCACGACGAATTGCCAGGGACGACCTTCTCCAACCCTGACCAGCGCGGCGACTACGATTCCGAAAACAAGGCCGCCCTGACGCTGCGTGAGCTGGAGCGCTGGCTCACATTGGCGGTCGGCACCTACCACGGCTCCGTGCACAACGGCCTGCTCCAGCCGCCGGCAGCGCGCTGGGCCGAAGCTATCGCGCGGACCGGCGTGCCAACCGTCATCACTCGCACCACGGCTTTTCTGGTCGATTTTCTGCCCATCATCCGCCGCACGCTGACCCGCACCGGCTTCGTCATCGACCACATCCATTACTACGCCGATGCGCTCAAGCCGTGGATAGCTCGGCGCGACCGCTTGCCTGCGTTCCTGATCCGGCGCGACCCGCGCGACATCAGCCGCATTTGGGTGCTGGAGCCGGAGGGGCAGCACTATCTGGAAATTCCATACCGCACCTTGTCGCACCCGGCTGTCACCCTCTGGGAACAACGACAGGCGCTGGCGAAATTGCGGCAGCAAGGGCGCGAACAGGTGGATGAGTCGGCGCTGTTTCGCATGATCGGCCAGATGCGCGAAATCGTGTCCACCGCGCAGAAAGCTACGCGCAAGGCGCAGCGCGACGCGGATCGACGCCAGCATCTCAAGGCAACGGCAGTTCTTTTCAAAACCACGCCACCACCGGACGCGGACATGGCTGACCCGCAGGCAGACAACCAGCCACCTGCCAAACCGTTCGACCAGATTGAGGAGTGGTAGCCGTGGAAGAATATCCCATCATCGACTTGTCCCACCTGATGCCGGTGGCCCAGGGCTTGGCCCGTCTTCCGGCGGACGAACGCATCCATCGCCTTCGCGCTGACCGCTGGATCGGCTATCCGCGAGCAGTCGAGGCGCTGAATCGGCTGGAAGCCCTGTATGCGTGGCCGAACAAACAACGCATGCCCAACCTGCTGTTGGTCGGTCCAACCAACAACGGCAAGTCGATGATCGTCGAGAAATTCCGCCGCACCCATCCGGCCAGCTCCGACGCCGACCAGGAGCACATCCCAGTGTTGGTTGTGCAGATGCCGTCCGAGCCGTCGGTGATCCGCTTCTACATCGCGCTACTTGCCGCGATGGGCGCGCCATTGCGCCCGCGCCCACGGCTGCCGGAAATGGAGCAATTGGCGCTGGCACTGCTGCGCAAGGTCGGCGTGCGCATGCTGGTGATCGACGAGTTGCACAACGTCCTGGCCGGCAACAGCGTCAACCGCCGGGAATTCCTCAATCTGTTGCGTTTCCTCGGCAACGAGCTGCGCATCCCGCTGGTCGGGGTCGGCACACGCGATGCCTACTTGGCGATCCGCTCGGACGACCAGTTGGAAAACCGCTTCGAGCCGATGATGCTGCCGGTGTGGGAGGCCAACGACGATTGCTGCTCACTGCTGGCCAGCTTCGCGGCTTCACTCCCGCTGCGGCGACCCTCGTCGATTGCCACGCTGGATATGGCCCGCTACCTGCTCACGCGCAGCGAGGGCACCATCGGCGAGCTGGCGCACCTGTTGATGGCGGCGGCCGTCGCTGCCGTGGAGAGCGGTGAGGAAGCGATCAACCATCGCACGCTCAGCATGGCCGATTACACCGGTCCCAGCGAGCGGCGGCGGCAATTCGAGCGGGAACTGATGTGAAGCCAGCGCCACACTGGCCACTGCATCCGGCTCCCAGGGAAGGCGAAGCCTTGTCTTCGTGGCTCAACCGCGTGGCCCTTTGCTATCACATGGAGGTGTCCGAGCTGCTGGAGCACGATCTTGGTCACGGCCAGGTTGATGACCTGGACACCGCGCCACCACTGGCGCTGCTGGCGATGCTCTCCCAGCGGAGCGGCATCGAGCCGGACCGGCTGCGTTGCATGAGTTTCGCCGGCTGGGTGCCTTGGCTACTGGACAGCCTTGATGATCAGATTCCAGACGCATTGGAAACCTATGCGTTCCAGCTCTCGGTGCTGCTGCCGAAACTCCGCCGTAGGACGCGATCCATCACGAGCTGGCGTGCCTGGCTGCCCAGCCAGCCGATACATCGCGCCTGCCCGCTCTGTCTGAACGACCCGGCAAACCAAGCCGTACTGCTTGCATGGAAGCTGCCCCTGATGCTGAGCTGCCCGCTGCATGGCTGCTGGCTGGAATCCTATTGGGGCGTGCCTGGGCGGTTTCTCGGCTGGGAGAACGCCGACACTGCGCCGCGCACCGCCAGCGACGCGATTGCGGTGATGGACCGGCGCACCTGGCAGGCACTGACGACCGGCCATGTGGAGCTGCCGCGCCGACGCATCCACGCTGGATTGTGGTTTCGGCTACTACGCACGCTGCTCGATGAGCTGAACACCCCGCTTTCGACGTGCGGAACCTGCGCGGGGTATCTCCGCCAAGTCTGGGAAGGCTGCGGGCATCCGCTGCGTGCTGGGCAAAGTCTGTGGCGACCGTATGAAACCCTGAACCCGGCAGTACGGTTGCAGATGCTGGAGGCGGCGGCAACGGCAATCAGCTTGATTGAGGTGAGGGATATAAGCCCGCCGGGCGAGCATGCAAAGCTGTTCTGGTCCGAACCCCAAACCGGTTTCACCAGTGGCCTGTCGGCGAAAACGCCGAAGCCCGAACCCGTCGATCACTGGCAACGGGCGGTCCAGGCTATCAATGAGGCGATCATTGAAGCGCGGCACAACCCCGAGACGGCTCGCTCGCTGTTCGCGTTGGCTTCCTATGGTCGGCGCGACCCCGCTTCCCAGGAACAGTTGCGCGCCACCTTTGCAAAGGAAGGCATCCCTCCGGAATTTCTGTCACATTACGAGCCTGATGGACCCTTTGCATGCCTTAGATAGAGTGACGGGTTAAGTGACAAATTTTGACGACCAGAACTTTCCGGCGCACACTGTCACATAATCGAACGTATATGTGACAGGTACGACATGCTGATAGGCTACATGCGGGTATCGAAGGCGGACGGCTCCCAGGCTACCGATTTGCAGCGCGACGCGCTGATTGCCGCCGGGGTCGATCCAGTACATCTTTACGAGGACCAGGCATCCGGCATGCGCGAGGATCGGCCCGGCTTGACGAGCTGCCTGAAGGCGTTGCGAACTGGCGACACACTGGTCGTGTGGAAACTGGATCGGCTCGGACGCGACCTGCGACATCTCATCAACACCGTGCACGACCTGACTGGGCGCGGCATCGGCTTGAAGGTATTAACCGGGCACGGCGCGGCCATCGACACCACGACCGCCGCCGGCAAGCTGGTCTTTGGCATCTTCGCCGCCCTGGCCGAGTTCGAGCGCGAGTTGATCGCGGAGCGCACGATTGCCGGCCTAGCCTCGGCCCGCGCGCGCGGGCGGAAAGGCGGCCGGCCGTTCAAGATGACCGCCGCCAAGCTGCGGCTGGCGATGGCGGCAATGGGTCAGCCAGAGACCAAGGTCGGCGACCTGTGCCAGGAACTTGGCGTCACGCGGCAGACCCTGTATCGGCATGTTTCACCCAAGGGTGAGCTACGTCCAGATGGCGAGAAGCTACTCAGCCGAATTTGATGCCGGCATGAGGCAACGTAGCGACAGCGTGGTTTGTCTCAATGGGAAGCGCTCATGATCGATCTTTGAAGGCCCGCAGCAGTCGTGTCACAGACAGGACGAACAAACCGGTCAGCGTGAGGGCTGCGATACCCCAGTACTCTCCGATGAACGCGCCGGCCGTCGTGCCGGCCAGCACAATGGCGAGAATCGGCAAATGGCAGGGACAGGTGAGCACGGCCAGCGCGCCCCACAGGTAGCCGGTGATCGGTTTGTGCGTCTCGGACGGCAAGCGCTCGGGGCTGTTCATGGCAGACTCTCCGCGTGCTGTGCCGGCTCGGTCGGCATGGTGGCCAACTGCACCTCCAGATCGGCCAACGCTTCGCGCCGACGCTCGACGAACTGGCGCAGAACGGCAAGCTGCGCGGCCGCTTCATCGCCGTCCGCAGCATCCAGCGCCCGGCACAGCCGCGCCAGCGCGTCCAGGCCGATGCCCGCCTCGAAGGCCGCCCGCACGAAGCACAGCCGTTGCAAGGCGGCATCATCGAACAGGCCATAGCCGCCCGGGGTGCACGCCACCGGACGCAGCAATCCGCGCAGCAGGTAGTCGCGCACGATATGCACGCTCACCCCGGCATCAAGGGCCAGCCGGGACACGGTGTAGGCGCTCATTGAAAACCTCCTTTTTTTATCCAGCGCAGCAGGAAAGCTGCTTCACGTCCTTGTTGAAGGTCTGCGCCGCAAGCTTCAACCCCTCGACCATTGTCAGGTAGGGGAACAACTGGTCGGCCAGTTCCTGCACCGTCATGCGGTTGCGGATGGCGAGCACCGCCGTCTGGATCAGTTCGCCCGCTTCCGGGGCCACCGCCTGCACGCCGATGAGCCGTCCGCTACCTTCCTCGATGACCAGCTTGATGAAGCCGCGTGTGTCGAAGTTGGCAAGCGCTCGCGGAACGTTGTCGAGTGTCAGCGTGCGACTGTCGGTCTCGATGCCATCGTGGTGCGCTTCCGCCTCGCTGTAGCCCACGGTGGCGACTTGCGGGTCGGTGAACACCACTGCCGGCATCGCGGTCAGATTGAGGGCTGCGTCGCCGCCGGTCATGTTGATCGCGGCACGGGTGCCGGCGGCCGCTGCCACGTAGACGAACTGCGGCTGGTCGGTGCAGTCGCCGGCCGCGTAGATGTTCGGGTTGCTCGTGCGCATGCCTTGGTCGATAACGATGGCCCCTTGCGCATTGACAGTGACCCCCGCCGCGTCCAGCGCGAGGCTGCGCGTATTCGGTGCCCGACCGGTGGCAACCAGCAACTTGTCAGCGCGCAATTCACCGTGTCCGGTGGTCAGCACGAATTCGCCGTTCACATGGGCGACCTGGCTGGCTTGCGTGTGCTCCAGCACCTCGATGCCCTCGGCGCGGAAAGCGGCTGTCACGGCCTCGCCGATGGCCGGGTCTTCCCGGAAGAACAAGGTGCTGCGTGCCAGGATCGTGACCTGGCTGCCGAGCCGGGCAAAGGCTTGCGCCAGTTCCAACGCCACCACCGACGAACCGATCACGGCCAGGCGTGCGGGAATGGTGTCGCTGACAAGCGCTTCGGTGGAAGTCCAGTAGGGTGACTCTTTCAGGCCCGGAATCGGCGGCACGGCCGGACTGGCACCGGTGGCGACCAGGCAGCGGTCGAACGTTACCTCGCGCTCGCCACCCTCGTTCAAACGGACGACCAGGCTCTGGTCGTCCTTGAAACGCGCTTCACCGTGCAAAACGGTGATGGCTGGATTGCCGTCCAGGATGCCTTCGTATTTGGCGTGCCGCAGTTCATCGACACGGGCCTGCTGCTGGGCCAGCAGTTTGCTGCGGTCAATCGCAGGCACAGTTGCCGCAATACCGCCGTCGAACGGACTTTCCCGGCGCAGATGGGCAATATGGGCAGCGCGGATCATGATCTTGGACGGCACACAGCCGATATTGACGCAGGTGCCGCCGATGGTGCCGCGTTCGATCAGCGTGACCGTCGCGCCTTGCTCGACGGCCTTCAGCGCCGCCGCCATCGCGGCCCCGCCGCTGCCAATGATGGCGATATGCAAACCGGCGCCCTCAAGTGCATCACGGATTTTTGGTTCATCTTTGAAATCACCAACCCGGATCGAGCCTTGATAACCCAATGCGGCGATGGCGGCCAGCAGTTGGTTGTGGCTCACGGCGGTGTCTGCCATGACTTGCGCGCGGCTTTCTGGATAGGACACCACAGCGGCATTCACGCCGGGAATCTTTTCCAAAGCATCTTTGACATGGGTGGCGCAGGATGTGCAGGTCATGCCATTCACGGTGATTTCGGTCATTTTTTTACTCCATTGAATTTCGGGGTGCAGCAGGCATCGGCTTGGCGTTTTCGTTGGATGGCGTAGATGGTCAAGCCGATGAAAATCGCCAGCGCAGGCAGCAGCACATAGTCCAGATAGCCGGTCAGCGCGGACAAGCTGACCACACCGAGCAAAATGACCAGAACAGGGGTGAAGCAACACAGCGCCACGAGGGTTGTGCCAATGATGCTGACCCGCAGCAGTGTCTTCGGGTCTTTCATGATCAGTTCTTGACTGATGATGGGTAGCCCGCATCCTCGGTAGCCTTGGTCAGTTTCTGCACGCTGGTCTTGGCATCATCGAAGGTGACCACCGCTTCGCGCGTCTCGAAGGTCACGTCAACTTTACTGACGCCATCGACCTTGGAAATCGCCTTCTTGACAGTGATCGGACAGGCCGAGCAGGTCATGCCCGGTACGGACAGCGTAACGGTCTGGGTGGCGGCCCACACGGGGGCAACAACGGCAGCGAGGGCAAGGGCGGAAAGCAGCTTTTTCATGGTGAACTCCTGTGATCAATAGAAAAATGGCACGACGTAGGGAAATCCGAGCGCGACCAAAACCAGCACGGCCACGCCCCAGAAAATGAGCTTGTAAGTAGCTCGCACTTGGGGAATCGCGCAAACCTCACCCGGTTTGCAGGCGGCTGACGGCCGGTAGATGCGCCGCCAGGCGAAGAACAACGCCACCAGCGCCACGCCGATAAAGATGGGGCGATAGGGTTCCAACACCGTCAAGTTGCCGATCCAAGCGCCGCTGAACCCCAAGGCGATCAGAACCAGCGGCCCGAGGCAGCAAGCCGAGGCGAGGATGGCGGCCAGCCCGCCAGTGAAGAGCGCGCCGCGCCCGTTTTGAGGTTCAGACATACGTTTGTCCTTTCGAATCTGAATTGGATAGCTTAAGCTTACTTCCGTAGTTATGTACGGAGTCAAGCGATATGGAAAACAATTTGGAGAACCTGACCATTGGCGTTTTCGCCAGGACGGCCGGGGTCAATGTGGAGACCATCCGGTTCTATCAGCGCAAGGGCTTGCTCCCGGAACCGGACAAGCCTTACGGCAGCATTCGCCGCTATGGCGAGACGGATGTAACGCGGGTGCGCTTCGTGAAATCAGCCCAGCGGTTGGGCTTCAGCCTGGATGAGATCGCCGAGCTGCTGCGGCTGGAGGATGGCACCCATTGCGAGGAAGCCAGCAGCCTGGCCGAGCACAAGCTCAAGGACGTGCGCGAGAGGATGGCTGACCTGGCGCGCATGGAGGCCGTGCTGTCTGATTTGGTGTGCGCCTGCCATGCGCGGAAGGGGAACGTTTCCTGCCCGCTGATTGCGTCACTGCAAGGGAAGAAAGAACCGCGCAGTGCGGACGCGGTGTAGCCCGAGGGAACTACGCCTTAGCGTGCTTTATTTTCCGTTTTCTGAGGCGACTCCAACGTCAGAAAAGACCGTGCGGTCGACTTTTGATATTTCGTGCTGTCGCCTTCTGAAAGTGACATTCTGGGCTTGGGATTTCCCGCTTTCCTGTCACTTTTCTCATACCGAAATCAGAGTGAGAAAAACGTATGGGAAAGCGGATTGGGTACGCCCGAGTTTCGACTGATGATCAGAATCTCGACCTGCAGCGAGATGCACTTGCCTTGGCTGGGTGCTCCGTAGTTTACGAAGAGACAATGAGCGGCAAGTCAGCGGACAGGCCGGAGCTGGGGCATTGCCTCAAGGCTTTGCGCAGCGGGGACACTTTGGTCGTGTGGCGACTGGATCGTCTCGGGCGCTCTCTGCCTGATCTGGTTGGGGTCGTCAGTCGCTTAGAGCAGGAGACGGTGGCCTTCGAGTCCATAACCGAACGAATTGAAACCACCAGCGCTGCCGGCAAGCTGATATTTCATGTATTCGCTGCCCTGGCTGAGTTCGAGCGCAACCTCATTCGAGAGCGAACCCGTGCAGGACTGGCTGCGGCTCGTGCCCGTGGAAGAAAAGGTGGGCGCAAGCCTGTGCTGGATGATCGTCAGGTACGTGAGATACGAGCTCTTCTCAGAGATCCTGAGATACAGGTAACCGATGTGGCTCGACGGTATGGCGTTTCTCGAACAACGCTTTACCGCTACGTCGGTTCGCCGAAATCATCTGCGGTCGTTTAAGTGGTGGTGGTATTTTCCGCTGAAGTTGCCCAGATAATTTTGGGCGCTATGACCTGGCAGGCAAATGAAGGATGCCCCCGGCGTACTACGTGTGCCGGGCTACCACTGAATAAATAGGGAGTTTTCATGTCGGTGCTTTTTTCTGTGAAGGGATGCGTTGGTACCTTGCTACTGGCTGCGCTGGTTGGTTGCTCCAGCACCCCGAAGATCACGTTGCCAGAACCTAAAGAGGTTCCTCGTGAGAAATGGTCCGATGCCATGCTGGTTCTGGAAGCCATGCGCATCGATGGTCAGCGCGATATTCCAAGGGAAATGGTCGGGAGTGAAGTAGATAACTTGAGCGCGCTGCGGTCGGGGGGCTCTGGAAGTCTAGCGACGGCAGGTTTGGGGTACGTATCCCCACCCACAGGATTTAGCAGCGCAGGAGCAGCCTCTCTTGGCGTCGGGTTGTTCTTGCTGGGTGGTGGCAGTGCTGGTCCTGTCTATCACTACCAGGTTGCTGCGTGGGTGCCTGAGGAGCTGGCGTCTAACCCAAAGGAGGCATCTGCGTTGGTCAGGTCGGCCTGGCTGGATGCGAGAGAGAAATACTTCGGTGGAAAAATCTCAAAGTTGCGTCATGAGCCGGCTAAGTATGCTGACGGATCAGGCAAGAAATACGACAGGCTTGCAGATTTGGCTGCTGGGAACCCCGCGCCGTTCGACGCTCCGGTGAGCGCTGCGCCAGCATTCATTTCGTCAGAGAAAGCCTACGGCCCGATTTTCCTGACAGATCCCTCAGGCGAACTATTTGCTGACGCTAGCAGAGCTGATAAGGACGGCATGGATGCGCTGGCGGGTATTGCTCGTCACCTGCCCGAATGGATGTATGCATACTATCCTGGACGGAATTGGCCTAAGGACTTCCGACCTGCCGCGATTTACAACAAGAACGGCAATCTCTATTTCATTGGGAAGTAGTCGTGGTTGACCTATGCGACCGGCGTGCCGGGATTTTATCTGCAGAGTCAGGCATACAGACTCTCTCGCGAGTCGAAGGCGTTCAATAAAAACGAAGGTGCTCAACACAAGTATTGAGCACCTTCGACGTGCGTTGAGCGCCTTCAGGGAGCGGTGGGAAGCTCCCATGCCCATCCGCCCTGCATACCTGCTTTGTGTGAACGTATACCTAGCTGTTTCTGGGCTCTGCGAAGTGACGCCGAAGAAATGCAACGTTCTTCAGCTAAAGCCATCAATGCATTGATTGCAACAGGCCCAGCTTGCAACGTCTCCTCAAGAAAGCTGCACGCCTCCTGAGTAGCTGATACTGGTCTTTCGCCGTCCGCTCGCTCGATATCCGCCAAAATAGTTTCAGCACTACCTTCGACGGCCTCTCCCCACCGGATGCAGGTTGTTTCCAACTGCTCGTTTATCACTATGGGCTCAACGAAGTACTCTATCCCCCCACTATCAATCGAGACGTTGGATTTCGGTCGGACAAGCACTCGCGCTTCGGAATTTTGAGCTTTCCCAGCCACCAGTACCGTGCGAGCAAGTGCTGAGAATGCCTGGCTGCCGATTACGCGATCAGCTACGGAGGACTGGGATGTACCTTTGCTCAGGTGAGATATGCCGAGGACAGCGCAACAATGCTGCTCTGCGAAATCCACTACCATTTGTAGCCCCTGCCGAACTTCGTTTGCCCGGTGCATATCCCCACGAATGAGATTGATCAGTGGGTCGAAAATCAGCAATGAAACGCCGTCAATCCTTGCGGCCGCTTCATCCAAAAGGGAAAAGTTGGCTGCAGGATCAAACTGTCGTCTGTTCCCACGTTGATCTCTGAGCCCCTCGATAATGTGCACGCGGGTTAGGTCTGCATCTGCAGCCGTAAGGCGGGGAATGATCGTGTCAGCGATACCATCCTCGCCGCTCCAGATTACGATGTTGCCTGCTGCCTCACATTTGCTGCCGTCTGGCCAGTCACCACCTCTGCTGAGCGTGGCGGCCAGCGATATTGCCAGCGTGGTTTTGCCGCATCCACCTGCGCCGGCAAGAATGGATAACTTTGCCTTTGGCAGCCAGCCTGGCCAAATCCACTGGATTTTTTCCGCTGGAATATCGACCGCTGCTGTGAGTTCTACCATCCAGCCTGGCTGTTGAGGTGTTCGGCGCTGCATTACAGCGCCTCCCTTTGCCGAATCCAAGCTTGGACTTCGCTGTTACGCCAACCGACGCTGGAGCCGCACAAAAGGCGCTGTCGCGGGAAAAGGCCTTCCGATATTTTGCGATAGATCGTTGAGCGTTTTAGGCCGACGATTGCCTCGACATCGCGCAAACGAAGAATTTTGTCATCGTCGCCGACGTCGTCAGAGTTGCTAACGTGCATTGCCATAGGTTTGAGTCCTAGGTCCTGAAGCGTGAGGCAGCGTCCTCCGGCACTACTGCTAAAAAGGGTAAAAGACGGATATCGGCTGGCTATATAGCGAGCACGGGCATTTGCCACACGCATAGGAATATGCGCGTTTCCGAGATTAATGTTCGGTAGCGTCGGAGGTCGTTGTGGGCTACAGAAATTCTAGGCCGTGAGGCTTCTAGGGGCCGAACGGAATGAAGCCGTTCAGGCCGGATGCACAGATCAACCGATGGAAGTTGATGCGGCCCGTTCAGCGGATGCGAACGAGGCGAAAGTTTTTAACGTCGTTACCGGAGCGACGTGGCGGACCGTTGCGGATCGATAGAGACCGCTTGGGACGGACACTTTTTAACATGAGAGTGCCGGGCTGGCAATCAGCAGATGCTCTGCCTTGGTTGGGAAAGGGTGGCCCAACCAAGGCAGTAGTTGACTGAATGCTCAGCGTTCTATCGGGCTCAACTAGTCCTCTGTGCCGATATCGAGTTTGGGCAGCGCCTTGACGATTTTCTGGGTCTCCAGGCTGACGGTGACCACTCGCTGGAACAGTTCAAGCGGGTACCTGGGGTTACCCATGGTTTCCACAGCCCAGTCGTTGGCGTCGTTGACGATGCCGCTGGCTTTGTCTGGGCGCACGGCCTGGCGCTCCATCACCCAGTCCAGGGCTGCTTTTCCGTTGACCACGTAATCCCAGGCCGCTTCAGGAACGCCCTTGAGGGTGATGCGGTGGTTATAGATGACAGTGGTTTTGTCGCCCTTCTTGACGAACTTCATCTTCTCCACTCGGTAGTCAGCGGCGGAGAGTGTGCCTTTGGCCTCGATAGTCAGAGGGTATGGCTCGACGGTTTCGTAGTTCAGGTGAAGGTCGGCCAAAGCGCGCCCAGCCTTACTGAACGCCCAGAAGTCGGTGGCTTTCTTCACGGCCGGAATGCGTGGCAGTTCCTTGCTCAGGTTGTCGGCGTAGCGCGCGCGGTAGTCTGGCGAATGCAGAATGCCGTAAACGTAGTAGAACAGGTCTTTCTTGCTGATTTGCTCGCCTGGATAAGCGTTGCTGAAGTGAGCAAGACCAGCGTCGGTGATGGCGTCGCGGCGGCGCAGGCCACTTTCTACTGGTTCGGCAAAGAGGTCGTCTTTTGAGGCCTGGGCGGCTTCGTCGTAAAGGTAGAGGGGGAAGCATTGTGTGCCGCCGTCACTCTGCAATTCAGGTGGGCAATTTACCATCAGAGCAAGCTGACTACCTTCAGCAGGACGCTGCTTAACCATGATCAGCAAGTTCTCAGCTTTTGCGTGCGGGAAAATGCGAGGCATTTGGTAGACCATTTCATTGAAACGGCGATTGAAGTAAAGCCACTGTTTGGTGAAAGGGCGATAAAGGCTACGCACTATGCAATCAGGGTCAAAGCTATAGCTACGGTTCTTGCCCAAGTCTTGCTTCAATGCACGTGTCCAACTAATACGCGTCGGGTCAGTATCAATGAAGTCATCGACCTGCTCCTGCCTGGCCTTAGTATCCAGCTTTGGATGCGCAGCGTTGAAACGCGATACCTCGTTATTATAGAAGCCAATCATGCTGCTCATGTTGGCACCCAGCTTGGATTTTCCAGCGTTATAGGCCCAAGCATCCCGTTGGGATTTCACACCGCTGGAGTAGTTAGCGAACATCGCCAACGCGTTCTTGTCGTCCTTGTCACCTAATACGATGAACTGGCCGAAGCTGTTATCGCGTTGCTTCAACCAGTCACCGTGCTCATCAGGAACTACTTGCTGCCAATCCGGGATGCCGGCCACACTGGCATAGCTGACGATCTTCTCCAGCTTTTCTTCGCGGCTTAGATAGTCGCCAATATCGTGGAAATAGATCTGGCCGTGGGTTACCGCTTCGGGGTTCTTGACCAGTAGCGAGATGGCAATTGGGGCACGGCTGCCACTACCAAAAATCTTCCCGCCTTCCTTACGTGAGGTTTCGCCACTGGTCCGCTGGTTACCACGTAGGTGGAACACATAGAGGCTGGAGAACTCATCCACCAGGCACTTGCGTAGGCCATCTGCAGTATTGGCTTCTACGAAGCCTGCGTTGGTAACGAAACCGATGATGCCGGCATCGCCAATACGGTCACTGGCCCAGCGAATGGAGCGGATATAGCTGTCATAGAGTGCGTTTTTGTTGTTCGCGTCTGAACGAGCGGCATAGGTTGTTCGAATGCGCTCATCCAAGCTTGGATAAGGGACGTTAGCGTTGTTGGCGTTGGCGTCACCTTGGCCGACTGAATAAGGCGGATTGCCCACAATCACGCGTATATCCAAATCCTTCTGCCGCTTACGCCGGGCGCTGTTGTCCTCCAGCAGTGCGTCTACGAGGTCGTCCTTCTCATACATTTGGAAGGTATCGGTTAGGCAGATGCCTTCAAACGGGGCGTACTCGTCGATTACTTCGCCATGGTAGGCCGCTTCGATATTGATGGCGGCGATGTAGTAGGCCAGTAGTACCAGCTCGTTAGCGTGGATCTCGTGCCGGTATTTGTGCGGCAACTCTTCCGGCTTGATAAGGCCAGACTGGATCAGGCGGGTGATGAAGGTGCCGGTGCCAGTGAACGGGTCGATGATGTGGACGCCCTTGCTGCCCAGGGTTTGGCCGAACTCCTGTTGCAGCAGGTGGTTGACGCTGTGGAGGATGAAGTCCACCACTTCGACTGGGGTGTAAACGATGCCCAAGCGCTCGGTCATTTTGGGGAAGGCGTTGCGGAAGAACTTGTCGTACAGCTCAACGATGATCTTCTGCTTACCCTGGGCGTTGTCGATGCCGGCAGCACGCTGACGCACGCTGGCGTAGAACTTCTCCAGGGTATCGGCTTCCTTGGCCAGGTGGTGCTCATGTAGCGCGTCCAGCACGCCTTGCATGGCCTTGGACATGGGGTTGTG
This region includes:
- a CDS encoding type ISP restriction/modification enzyme; amino-acid sequence: MSALSALLNTYRSASVTEREKGTYFEELVCTYLRNEATYRDLYDKVWTYAEWAKEQSLSGKDAGIDLVARTQGTGQYHAIQCKLYAEDYKVQKKDIDSFFTASGKTPFSHRVIVTTTNNWSEHAEDALQGQQPPVSKIDLQALEDSQIDWAKYQPNQAVALKTKKQLRDHQQTALNAVAAGLKEAERGKLIMACGTGKTFTSLKIAEQQAGKGKRVLFLVPSLSLLSQTLTEWTQESATPLHSFAVCSDSDVGKKRKAEDDAVQVFTHELRYPATTKADRLAAEMLKRHDAEHMSVVFSTYHSIDVISRAQADHGLAAFDLVICDEAHRTTGATFGDDDESNFVRVHDADYIRATKRLYMTATPRIYGDNAKLKAESGEVTLCSMDDEALYGKELFVINFSEAVQRGLLTDYKVLVLTVEESTISRRLQEMLKDENNQLKVDDAAKIVGCWKALAKQGLAENLVGDDQPMKRAVAFCQVISPNYKGTKHKVSSVNIASMFQSVVEAYQESENIDEASRIICEAAHVDGGMNASAKEAKLNWLKEEPPANTCRILSNVRCLSEGVDVPALDAVLFLTPRNSQVDVVQSVGRVMRNAPGKKRGYVVLPVVIPAGMEPHEALNDNQTYKVVWQVLQALRSHDDSFDAMVNKLDLIGSDPRKMEVIAITDKAEKKARKASGTSNGQAGKGQYGIGEKHAKYDVEGQMTQQAELAYEVGEIEKAIYAKIVDKCGNRHHWEDWANDIAKIARTHIDRIQGILENPEYTQERATFEAFAAELRDDLNDSISDGEIVEMLAQHLVTKPVFDALFDEYSFASHNPMSKAMQGVLDALHEHHLAKEADTLEKFYASVRQRAAGIDNAQGKQKIIVELYDKFFRNAFPKMTERLGIVYTPVEVVDFILHSVNHLLQQEFGQTLGSKGVHIIDPFTGTGTFITRLIQSGLIKPEELPHKYRHEIHANELVLLAYYIAAINIEAAYHGEVIDEYAPFEGICLTDTFQMYEKDDLVDALLEDNSARRKRQKDLDIRVIVGNPPYSVGQGDANANNANVPYPSLDERIRTTYAARSDANNKNALYDSYIRSIRWASDRIGDAGIIGFVTNAGFVEANTADGLRKCLVDEFSSLYVFHLRGNQRTSGETSRKEGGKIFGSGSRAPIAISLLVKNPEAVTHGQIYFHDIGDYLSREEKLEKIVSYASVAGIPDWQQVVPDEHGDWLKQRDNSFGQFIVLGDKDDKNALAMFANYSSGVKSQRDAWAYNAGKSKLGANMSSMIGFYNNEVSRFNAAHPKLDTKARQEQVDDFIDTDPTRISWTRALKQDLGKNRSYSFDPDCIVRSLYRPFTKQWLYFNRRFNEMVYQMPRIFPHAKAENLLIMVKQRPAEGSQLALMVNCPPELQSDGGTQCFPLYLYDEAAQASKDDLFAEPVESGLRRRDAITDAGLAHFSNAYPGEQISKKDLFYYVYGILHSPDYRARYADNLSKELPRIPAVKKATDFWAFSKAGRALADLHLNYETVEPYPLTIEAKGTLSAADYRVEKMKFVKKGDKTTVIYNHRITLKGVPEAAWDYVVNGKAALDWVMERQAVRPDKASGIVNDANDWAVETMGNPRYPLELFQRVVTVSLETQKIVKALPKLDIGTED